Proteins encoded within one genomic window of Betaproteobacteria bacterium:
- a CDS encoding CoA synthetase codes for MSATSLTSLDTLAASIPDGAVLAVPKDTSGVAMAATRALARRGVRNLHLVCVPQSGLQADLLIGAGAVTTLETSAVTMGEFGAAPCFTAALRNRSLRIMDATCPAIYAALQAAEKGIPFIPLRGIIGTDVLRHRTDWKVIDNPFAAGDSIVVLPAIRPDVALFHARCADREGNVFIGREREVLLMAHAAKTTLVTVEEIVDGNLLDDPARGGAVLPSIYVSAVAVAKRGAWPLAFADLYPMDDAAIDHYMTLARSAEGVARFLAEWDSGVQAAA; via the coding sequence ATGAGCGCAACTTCCCTGACTTCCCTCGATACGCTCGCAGCGTCAATTCCCGACGGCGCAGTGCTTGCCGTGCCAAAGGATACTTCCGGCGTGGCGATGGCCGCGACACGGGCGCTGGCGCGCCGCGGCGTGCGCAATCTGCATCTGGTCTGCGTGCCGCAAAGCGGCTTGCAGGCGGATCTGCTGATCGGCGCCGGCGCGGTGACGACATTGGAAACTTCGGCGGTCACCATGGGAGAGTTCGGCGCCGCACCGTGCTTCACCGCGGCGTTGCGCAACCGCTCGCTGCGTATCATGGATGCGACCTGCCCCGCGATTTACGCCGCACTGCAGGCCGCCGAGAAAGGTATTCCCTTCATCCCGCTGCGCGGCATCATCGGCACCGACGTGTTGCGCCATCGCACGGACTGGAAAGTCATCGACAATCCGTTCGCCGCCGGCGATTCGATCGTCGTGCTTCCGGCAATCCGGCCCGATGTCGCGCTGTTCCATGCACGCTGCGCCGATCGCGAGGGCAACGTCTTCATCGGCAGGGAACGCGAGGTGCTGCTGATGGCGCATGCCGCGAAGACCACGCTGGTCACGGTCGAGGAAATCGTCGACGGCAACCTGCTCGACGACCCGGCGCGCGGCGGCGCCGTGCTGCCTTCCATCTACGTATCGGCCGTCGCCGTCGCGAAACGCGGCGCCTGGCCGCTGGCTTTTGCCGATCTGTATCCGATGGACGATGCGGCGATCGATCATTACATGACGCTGGCACGCAGCGCGGAAGGCGTCGCGCGGTTCCTCGCCGAGTGGGACAGCGGCGTGCAAGCCGCGGCATGA
- a CDS encoding CoA synthetase: MSEFSRTELLIAVIARLLQGCAHVAVGASSPVTGAGALLARSQSAGAMRVTVLGSLKNNFFTSGGVELFDLAAQGRIDAFFLGGGQIDGQANINLVGTGDYPDTTVRWPGSFGSAYLYFLVPRVILFREEHTRRVMVPKVDFISAPGVSDAGVHRPGGPHALLTGLGLFSFDRARRRFRLESVHPGHSIEEIRDNTGFEFDCPAQVPATPAPDASILAAIRNRIRGDIAETYPHFAAALSAA; encoded by the coding sequence ATGAGCGAATTCAGCCGGACCGAGCTGCTGATCGCCGTCATCGCACGCCTGTTGCAGGGTTGCGCCCATGTGGCGGTCGGCGCTTCTTCGCCGGTAACCGGCGCGGGCGCACTGCTTGCGCGTTCGCAATCCGCCGGCGCGATGCGCGTCACCGTGCTCGGTTCGCTGAAAAACAATTTCTTCACCAGCGGCGGCGTCGAACTCTTCGATCTTGCCGCGCAGGGCAGGATCGACGCGTTCTTCCTCGGCGGCGGGCAGATCGACGGCCAGGCCAACATCAATCTGGTCGGCACCGGCGACTATCCGGATACAACGGTGCGCTGGCCGGGTTCCTTCGGGTCGGCGTATCTGTACTTCCTGGTGCCGCGGGTCATCCTGTTCCGCGAAGAGCACACGCGCAGGGTCATGGTGCCGAAGGTGGATTTCATCAGCGCGCCGGGCGTGAGCGACGCCGGCGTGCATCGGCCCGGCGGCCCTCACGCGCTGCTCACCGGACTGGGATTGTTTTCCTTCGACCGCGCGCGCCGCCGCTTCCGGCTGGAGAGCGTGCACCCCGGGCACAGCATCGAGGAAATCCGCGACAACACCGGCTTCGAATTCGACTGCCCGGCGCAAGTCCCGGCCACGCCGGCCCCGGATGCTTCCATTCTGGCGGCCATCCGCAACCGCATCCGCGGCGACATAGCGGAAACCTATCCGCACTTCGCAGCTGCCCTCTCGGCCGCCTAG
- a CDS encoding sulfite exporter TauE/SafE family protein, translating to MDLLAVLLLGVVAGTLGGVIGFGSSIMLMPVLVILFGPREAVPIMAVAALLANASRALVWWRDVDWRAFAAYSATGVPAAALGASTLLAIPQRWIEIAMGLFFLAVIPARRWLAGHNLRINLWQLALAGALVGYITGIVVSTGPINAPFFLALGLVKGAYLATEALGSLAVYTSKAIVFRSFGALPMDIFSKGLIIGSSLMVGSFVAKRLVLKLKAEQFSLLIEGLLLVSGLTMLGAAVLAH from the coding sequence CTGGATCTGCTGGCGGTACTGCTCCTGGGCGTGGTGGCCGGCACGCTCGGCGGGGTCATCGGCTTCGGCTCGTCGATCATGCTGATGCCGGTACTGGTGATCCTGTTCGGTCCGCGCGAAGCGGTGCCGATCATGGCGGTGGCGGCGCTGCTGGCGAACGCGTCGCGCGCGCTGGTGTGGTGGCGGGACGTTGACTGGCGCGCGTTCGCCGCCTATTCCGCGACCGGTGTTCCGGCGGCAGCGTTGGGAGCGTCCACGCTGCTGGCCATCCCGCAGCGCTGGATCGAGATTGCCATGGGCCTGTTCTTCCTGGCGGTGATTCCGGCACGGCGCTGGCTGGCCGGGCACAATCTGCGCATCAATCTCTGGCAACTGGCGCTGGCCGGGGCGCTGGTCGGCTACATCACCGGCATTGTGGTGTCGACCGGTCCGATCAACGCCCCTTTCTTTTTGGCGCTGGGCCTGGTCAAGGGCGCTTACCTCGCGACCGAGGCGCTGGGCTCGCTGGCGGTCTATACGAGCAAGGCGATCGTGTTTCGCAGCTTCGGGGCGCTGCCCATGGACATATTCTCCAAGGGCCTGATCATCGGCAGCTCGCTGATGGTCGGTTCTTTCGTGGCAAAGCGGCTGGTGCTCAAACTGAAGGCCGAACAGTTCAGTCTGCTGATCGAAGGCTTGCTGCTCGTGTCCGGGCTGACCATGCTGGGTGCGGCGGTCCTCGCCCATTAA
- a CDS encoding LysR family transcriptional regulator, translating into MELRQLEYFIAIAETGAFSRAAVRLSVGQPILSRQMKALEQELGTELYHRTGRGIVLSEAGKILEQHARGVLETTAGARRAINALGSAPAGRVVIGMPPSVGAVLTDSLVRQFRAEFPKVSLGVMEGFSGHVLEWLTTGRIDVAVLYNAPRTSALVTDPLLTDELFLLGPVGDPAGAGNGDVAASHLARIPLILPSRPHGLRVLVDDFLSGIGVAPNVQVEIDAMPSTLSLVEGGIGYTILSYSSAHHLIEAGRIRKWSIVDPTMTRSLVVATSTQRPVTKAARALVGFVRKQVDTLVEEGRWAPRS; encoded by the coding sequence ATGGAACTGCGGCAACTCGAATACTTCATCGCCATCGCGGAAACCGGTGCGTTCTCGCGTGCGGCCGTTCGCCTCTCGGTCGGCCAGCCGATCCTGAGCCGGCAGATGAAGGCGCTGGAACAGGAACTGGGCACCGAGCTCTACCATCGCACTGGCCGCGGCATCGTGCTGAGCGAAGCCGGAAAAATTCTCGAACAACATGCGCGCGGCGTCCTCGAAACCACCGCCGGTGCGCGGCGTGCGATCAATGCGCTGGGTTCCGCACCGGCCGGCCGCGTGGTGATCGGCATGCCGCCTTCGGTCGGTGCGGTATTGACGGACTCGCTGGTGCGCCAGTTCCGCGCCGAATTTCCGAAAGTCTCGCTCGGCGTCATGGAAGGCTTCAGCGGCCATGTTCTGGAATGGCTGACGACCGGGCGTATCGACGTCGCCGTGCTGTATAACGCACCGCGCACCAGCGCGCTGGTGACCGATCCGCTGCTGACCGACGAGTTGTTCCTGCTCGGCCCGGTCGGCGATCCGGCCGGGGCCGGCAACGGTGACGTCGCCGCGTCGCATCTCGCCAGGATTCCGCTGATTCTGCCGAGCCGGCCTCACGGTTTGCGCGTACTGGTCGATGATTTCCTTTCGGGAATCGGTGTCGCACCCAACGTGCAGGTGGAGATCGACGCGATGCCGTCCACGCTCAGCCTGGTCGAGGGCGGCATCGGCTATACGATCCTGTCGTATTCCAGCGCACACCATTTGATCGAAGCGGGCCGCATCAGGAAGTGGTCGATCGTCGACCCGACGATGACGCGATCGCTGGTGGTCGCGACCTCGACGCAACGGCCGGTGACCAAGGCCGCCAGGGCCCTGGTCGGTTTCGTGCGCAAACAGGTCGACACGCTGGTCGAAGAAGGACGCTGGGCGCCGAGAAGTTAG
- a CDS encoding N-acyl homoserine lactonase family protein, with protein MTEESYEIYAIKYARLMRRSPDNFIGGDAHDTEMPLNYYVWVVSNRERSIVVDTGFNETMAKKRNRQIVRPVAEGVKALGIEPEKVKDVIITHMHYDHAGNIPLFANARYHLQDKEMDFATGRCMCHGMMRHGYEADDVVHMVRCVFDQRVQFHDGPAEIAPGIEVHHIGGHTKGMQSVRVRTRRGWVVLASDASHFYAHMEQDRAFPILYNLNDMLEGFNTLRRLATSPRHIIPGHDPLVMDRYPAARAGMEDWIVRLDADPIG; from the coding sequence ATGACGGAAGAATCTTACGAAATCTACGCGATCAAATACGCCCGGCTGATGCGCCGTTCGCCGGATAACTTCATCGGCGGTGATGCGCACGACACGGAGATGCCGCTGAACTACTACGTCTGGGTAGTCTCGAACAGAGAGCGCAGCATCGTGGTGGACACCGGCTTCAACGAGACCATGGCGAAGAAGCGCAACCGCCAGATCGTCCGGCCGGTCGCGGAAGGCGTCAAGGCGCTGGGCATCGAGCCGGAGAAGGTCAAGGACGTGATCATCACCCACATGCACTACGACCACGCCGGCAATATTCCGCTGTTTGCCAACGCCCGCTACCATCTGCAGGACAAGGAGATGGATTTCGCCACCGGCCGCTGCATGTGCCACGGCATGATGCGCCACGGCTACGAGGCCGACGACGTGGTGCATATGGTGCGGTGCGTGTTCGACCAGCGCGTCCAGTTCCACGATGGACCGGCCGAGATCGCACCGGGCATCGAGGTACATCATATCGGCGGGCACACCAAAGGCATGCAGTCGGTGCGCGTGCGCACGCGCAGGGGATGGGTTGTGCTGGCTTCCGACGCCAGCCATTTCTATGCGCACATGGAGCAGGATCGCGCTTTCCCGATTCTCTACAATCTCAACGACATGCTCGAAGGATTCAACACCCTGCGCCGGCTGGCGACATCGCCCCGGCACATCATTCCCGGGCACGACCCGCTGGTGATGGACCGTTATCCTGCCGCGCGTGCCGGCATGGAAGACTGGATCGTGCGGCTCGACGCCGATCCTATCGGATGA
- a CDS encoding carboxymuconolactone decarboxylase family protein: MNDDLFKKGLEIRKSVLGAEFVEKSIAAADDFNMPMQRLTTEYCWGAVWGREELPKKTRSMLNLAMLSALNRPHELKMHIGGALRNGVTRAEIREVLLQVAIYCGIPAGVDAFRVAKETFAEFDRNEKK, encoded by the coding sequence ATGAATGACGATTTGTTCAAGAAGGGTCTCGAAATCCGCAAGTCCGTGCTCGGCGCCGAGTTCGTGGAAAAATCCATTGCCGCCGCCGACGACTTCAACATGCCGATGCAGAGGCTCACTACGGAATACTGCTGGGGCGCGGTATGGGGCCGGGAGGAACTGCCGAAGAAAACCCGCAGCATGCTGAACCTGGCGATGCTCTCCGCGCTGAATCGGCCGCACGAACTGAAGATGCACATCGGCGGCGCATTACGCAATGGCGTGACCAGGGCCGAAATCCGCGAAGTGCTGCTGCAGGTCGCGATCTACTGCGGCATCCCGGCGGGAGTGGACGCCTTCCGCGTGGCGAAGGAAACCTTTGCCGAATTCGATCGCAACGAGAAGAAGTAA
- a CDS encoding ABC transporter substrate-binding protein, which yields MRNTIISKGKRALGLVLATATLVAMFDASAQTREVEVGLIAPMSGPWARQGQVMKIAADMAIESINQQGGIKSLGGAKLKLSVFDAGDTVEKAKNAAQRMVADSPNLVVATGAYLSSFTLAVTEVTERAQLPVVTFSYSDLITSRGFKYVFQTSATGVQQAEGSLPALLEMAEKASGQRPKTIGIVMDNTAASVAFVKPMRDHQLAKLGLSLVVDETFTPPLANATPLIQKLRSARPDILLLLPTAIPDAKLLLEKMNEFGLGRGKLPTISNGAAILDPDLRNNMNIEQLEGVMAVVANWTTGAQKDFVAEVKKKTAEPWPTQHFVTTYGDMWIFKAALEAAGKADREAVANALHAMNLTGGPASFFPGNGKLKFDDNGRREGASLLIVQWQKGVPITVYPAKDAISAPIWPKP from the coding sequence ATGCGAAACACAATCATCTCGAAGGGAAAGCGGGCGCTCGGCCTGGTGCTGGCAACGGCGACACTGGTCGCGATGTTCGATGCTTCTGCGCAGACCAGGGAGGTCGAGGTCGGGCTGATCGCACCGATGTCGGGCCCGTGGGCTCGCCAAGGCCAGGTAATGAAAATAGCCGCCGACATGGCGATCGAATCGATCAATCAGCAGGGCGGCATCAAGTCGCTGGGTGGCGCGAAACTGAAGCTCAGCGTATTCGACGCGGGCGATACCGTCGAGAAAGCGAAGAACGCCGCACAGCGCATGGTCGCCGACTCGCCGAACCTGGTCGTGGCCACCGGTGCGTATCTGAGTTCGTTTACACTGGCCGTCACCGAGGTTACCGAGCGCGCCCAGTTGCCGGTGGTCACCTTTTCCTATTCGGACCTGATCACCTCGCGCGGCTTCAAATATGTGTTCCAGACTTCCGCGACCGGCGTGCAGCAGGCCGAAGGTTCGCTGCCGGCATTGCTGGAAATGGCGGAAAAGGCGTCCGGGCAGCGACCGAAGACCATCGGCATCGTGATGGACAACACCGCCGCCTCGGTGGCATTCGTCAAACCGATGCGCGATCACCAGCTCGCCAAGCTGGGGCTGTCGCTGGTAGTGGACGAGACCTTCACGCCGCCCCTGGCCAATGCGACGCCGCTGATCCAGAAGCTGCGCTCGGCGCGGCCGGATATCCTGCTGCTGCTGCCGACGGCGATTCCGGATGCGAAGCTGCTGCTGGAAAAAATGAACGAATTCGGCCTCGGGCGCGGCAAGCTGCCGACGATCTCCAACGGCGCGGCGATCCTCGATCCGGATCTGCGCAACAACATGAACATCGAGCAACTCGAAGGCGTGATGGCGGTGGTCGCCAACTGGACCACCGGCGCACAGAAGGATTTCGTCGCCGAAGTGAAGAAGAAGACCGCCGAGCCATGGCCGACCCAGCACTTCGTGACGACGTACGGGGACATGTGGATCTTCAAGGCCGCGCTGGAAGCCGCAGGAAAGGCCGATCGCGAAGCCGTGGCAAACGCATTGCACGCGATGAACCTGACCGGGGGACCTGCGAGCTTTTTTCCGGGCAATGGCAAGCTGAAATTCGACGACAACGGCCGGCGCGAAGGCGCCAGCCTGCTGATCGTGCAATGGCAGAAAGGCGTGCCCATCACCGTGTATCCGGCCAAGGACGCTATCTCTGCGCCCATCTGGCCAAAACCGTAA
- a CDS encoding ABC transporter ATP-binding protein, whose product MLEIDSLSAGYGSVPVLNSVTLRVKPGEFAAIVGPNGAGKTTLFKTISGIVRPTSGHIRFAGRDLLAVAPSSRPHLGIAHIPEGRQVFASLTVLENLEMGAYTEAGRRAWKENLEKIYSGFPVLAERAKAQAGALSGGQQQMLAIARGLASSPKLLMLDEPSMGLAPAAADEIFERIVSIHSNSGLTVLLVEQRVAEALHYADRGYVLEAGRVVLEGSHDELKSNDRIRQAYLGM is encoded by the coding sequence ATGCTTGAGATCGACTCCTTAAGTGCCGGCTACGGATCGGTGCCGGTCCTGAACTCAGTCACGCTGCGCGTGAAGCCGGGCGAGTTCGCGGCGATCGTCGGCCCCAACGGGGCCGGCAAGACGACGCTGTTCAAAACCATCTCCGGTATCGTCCGGCCGACTTCAGGCCACATCCGATTCGCAGGCAGGGATCTGCTGGCGGTCGCGCCGTCGTCGCGGCCGCATCTGGGCATTGCGCACATTCCCGAAGGCCGCCAGGTGTTTGCGTCGCTGACGGTGCTGGAAAACCTGGAGATGGGCGCGTACACCGAAGCGGGCCGTCGCGCGTGGAAAGAGAATCTGGAAAAGATCTACAGCGGGTTCCCGGTGCTTGCGGAGCGCGCGAAGGCACAGGCGGGGGCGTTGTCGGGCGGACAGCAGCAGATGTTGGCGATTGCGCGCGGCCTGGCGTCGTCGCCGAAATTGCTGATGCTCGACGAGCCCTCGATGGGACTGGCGCCGGCCGCCGCCGATGAAATATTCGAACGCATCGTTTCCATCCATTCCAACTCGGGCCTGACCGTGCTGCTGGTGGAGCAGCGCGTGGCCGAGGCGCTGCACTATGCCGACCGTGGCTACGTGCTCGAGGCCGGACGCGTCGTACTCGAAGGCAGCCACGACGAACTGAAAAGCAACGACCGGATACGCCAGGCGTATCTCGGCATGTAG
- a CDS encoding branched-chain amino acid ABC transporter ATP-binding protein/permease translates to MPGTDSLATNWRRQALLIAAFAVAYGLLAAFVEHSYYLLILAVVPVWAVMGLAWNLLSGYSGFVSFGHAAFFGLGAYFVALAQIHWGLSPWLGIPCAAVVGALAGLVVGIPTFRLRGHYFALAMLAYPLALLYVFEWLGYQELALPMQREHAFAYMQFEDHRIYVWFALALMIGAMVLTSLVERSRFGMSLVAIREDEAAAEAAGIRTLAWKLKAITLSGALAGAAGGFYAVVLLVVTPPAVFGMLVSAQALIVAMFGGVGTLWGPVIGALVLVPLSEFLHAKLGNVIPGIQGVVYGVAIVAVILLAPEGVFWKVKDIVLRRRTQEAPVAGRTSAIVVALPARKKNPDGAIVFEVRNASKAFGGLKAVRDVSIQVMHGEILGIIGPNGAGKTTLFNLLNGFIRPDHGQILLEGKDIVGRRPYEICAAGVGRTFQVVRPFRRMSVLENVVVGAYVNAASDSKARIVAEEALVQVGLQGEAQQPAGALTNKQLRLLEIARALAGKPRLLLLDETLAGLGAGEVEEVIAVVRKLAAHGITIVIIEHTMQAMVRLVDRFVVLNEGALLAEGLPEDITRNTAVIDAYLGKRWRIANA, encoded by the coding sequence GTGCCGGGCACGGATTCTCTCGCAACTAACTGGCGCCGCCAGGCGTTGCTGATTGCGGCATTTGCCGTGGCGTATGGCCTGCTCGCTGCGTTCGTCGAGCATTCCTACTATCTGCTGATCCTCGCGGTCGTGCCGGTGTGGGCGGTGATGGGACTCGCGTGGAACCTGTTGAGCGGATACAGCGGCTTCGTGTCCTTCGGCCATGCCGCGTTCTTCGGCCTCGGCGCCTATTTCGTCGCGCTGGCGCAGATTCACTGGGGCCTGTCGCCCTGGCTCGGCATTCCCTGTGCCGCGGTCGTCGGGGCTCTCGCGGGCCTGGTAGTCGGCATTCCGACCTTCCGCCTGCGCGGCCACTATTTCGCGCTCGCCATGCTGGCGTACCCGCTTGCGCTGCTCTACGTGTTCGAGTGGCTGGGTTACCAGGAACTGGCGCTGCCGATGCAGCGCGAGCATGCCTTCGCTTACATGCAATTCGAGGATCACCGCATCTACGTGTGGTTTGCACTGGCGCTGATGATCGGGGCGATGGTGCTGACCAGCCTGGTCGAACGCTCGCGCTTCGGCATGTCGTTGGTGGCGATCCGTGAGGATGAAGCCGCCGCCGAAGCCGCCGGCATTCGCACGCTGGCGTGGAAGCTCAAGGCGATCACGCTGAGCGGCGCACTGGCCGGCGCAGCGGGCGGATTCTACGCAGTCGTGCTGCTGGTGGTGACGCCACCGGCGGTGTTCGGCATGCTGGTCTCGGCGCAGGCGCTGATCGTCGCGATGTTCGGCGGCGTGGGCACGCTGTGGGGGCCGGTGATCGGCGCGCTGGTGCTGGTTCCGCTGAGCGAATTCCTGCACGCGAAACTCGGCAATGTGATTCCGGGCATCCAGGGCGTGGTTTATGGCGTGGCGATCGTCGCCGTGATCCTGCTGGCGCCGGAGGGCGTGTTCTGGAAGGTGAAGGACATCGTGTTGCGCCGTCGCACGCAGGAGGCACCGGTCGCCGGCCGGACGAGCGCGATCGTTGTCGCGCTGCCGGCGAGGAAAAAGAATCCGGACGGCGCAATCGTGTTCGAAGTGCGCAATGCGTCGAAGGCTTTCGGCGGGCTCAAGGCGGTGCGCGACGTCAGCATCCAGGTCATGCATGGCGAGATCCTCGGCATCATCGGACCGAACGGCGCCGGCAAGACCACGTTGTTCAATCTGCTGAACGGCTTCATCCGGCCCGACCACGGTCAGATCCTGCTGGAGGGCAAGGACATCGTCGGCCGCCGGCCTTACGAAATCTGCGCGGCGGGAGTGGGCCGCACCTTTCAAGTCGTCAGGCCGTTCCGGCGCATGAGCGTGCTGGAAAACGTGGTGGTCGGTGCTTACGTCAATGCGGCGTCGGACTCAAAGGCACGTATCGTGGCGGAGGAGGCCCTGGTCCAGGTCGGGTTGCAAGGCGAGGCGCAGCAACCGGCGGGAGCGCTGACCAACAAGCAGTTGCGGCTGCTGGAGATCGCGCGCGCACTGGCCGGCAAACCCAGATTGCTGCTGCTCGACGAAACGCTGGCCGGCCTGGGGGCGGGCGAAGTCGAGGAAGTCATTGCAGTGGTCCGCAAGCTCGCGGCGCACGGCATCACCATCGTCATCATCGAGCACACCATGCAGGCGATGGTGCGTCTGGTGGATCGCTTCGTGGTACTCAACGAAGGCGCGCTGCTGGCCGAAGGGCTGCCCGAAGACATCACGCGCAATACCGCGGTGATCGATGCTTATCTCGGCAAGCGCTGGAGGATCGCGAATGCTTGA
- a CDS encoding branched-chain amino acid ABC transporter permease produces MENFLQALIAGLLTGSIYGLMCVGLSVIFGVMRVINFAHGDFMMLGMYVAYYVFGVLGIHAMFGATVGPYVAALIAGPVIFLAGVLVHRLLISKVTGMHGSTLQSEGHYAQLILTLGLALILQNGGLYLFGSTPVSISTPLASNAWALGPLYGDRIEVFVNQGQTVAAAIAVVVVLAFVMIMSRSRLGKSLRAAADNPEAATYMGIDVAQSHRLAFGFGVAITAIGGGLLASGTSFQPYVGLEYVIVMYAGVVLGGLGSVSGAFLGGLTIGLVQQMSTLFLPNQLQNTAIFVVFLFIVLLRPQGLFGTAMRRT; encoded by the coding sequence CTGGAGAACTTCCTGCAGGCGCTGATCGCGGGGCTGCTGACCGGGTCGATCTACGGGCTGATGTGCGTGGGCCTGAGCGTGATCTTCGGCGTCATGCGCGTCATCAATTTCGCCCACGGCGACTTCATGATGCTCGGCATGTACGTAGCCTATTATGTCTTCGGCGTGCTGGGCATCCATGCGATGTTCGGCGCAACGGTCGGACCATACGTCGCCGCCCTGATCGCGGGGCCGGTGATCTTCCTCGCGGGCGTACTGGTGCACCGGCTGCTGATCAGCAAAGTCACCGGCATGCACGGCAGCACGCTGCAGTCGGAAGGCCATTACGCGCAATTGATCCTGACGCTCGGCCTGGCCCTGATCCTGCAGAACGGCGGCCTCTACCTGTTCGGCTCGACGCCGGTTTCGATTTCGACGCCGCTCGCCTCCAACGCCTGGGCGCTTGGCCCGCTGTACGGCGACAGGATCGAAGTCTTCGTCAACCAGGGACAGACGGTCGCCGCGGCCATCGCCGTCGTCGTGGTGCTCGCCTTCGTCATGATCATGAGCCGTTCGCGGCTGGGGAAATCGCTGCGCGCCGCGGCCGACAATCCCGAGGCGGCGACTTACATGGGTATCGACGTCGCCCAGTCCCATCGGCTCGCGTTCGGGTTCGGGGTGGCGATCACCGCCATCGGCGGCGGACTGCTGGCATCCGGCACGTCGTTCCAGCCTTACGTCGGTCTCGAGTACGTCATCGTGATGTACGCGGGCGTGGTGCTCGGCGGCCTGGGCAGCGTGTCGGGCGCTTTCCTCGGCGGCCTGACCATCGGCCTGGTGCAGCAGATGTCGACACTGTTCCTGCCGAACCAGTTGCAAAACACCGCGATCTTCGTCGTCTTCCTGTTCATCGTGCTGCTGCGTCCGCAAGGGTTGTTCGGCACGGCGATGAGGAGGACCTGA
- a CDS encoding MmgE/PrpD family protein has translation MNNPVILEAHEPLAARIARSVIAVSAENLPAEVTDKVKLCLVDLIGCAFESRDLPWSRQAAQLAEHVDGKAGGATIIGSSGSVTCGDAAFANAVMGHGLVREDMHAGSISHLGIVVLPALLALAQVRRVSGRDFIAAAVAGYEVGGQVGRAVMDADVAKIHRPTGITGPVAAAAAGSRLLGLSIEQATSAIALGANTTVGFNQWAHTGGSEMFFHAGFAARNAVTAVRLAENGAFASPSALDGEAGLFAALKKRSAASKVELFQGAPEILSVYHKPVPACNFAQTASQAALRIARAGKSAIDRIASITVRVPRAGALYPGCDYTGPFAHILQAKMSIQYNVAAALIEGGVSEKNFNLLNDARLHKLIGLMTLEVDDEMTRAYPGKQGGEVEVRETGGATQRLRLEDVVNATPSEVRERFRLAVEGAVGKTRAQEIEDCIEALDRSEDAGRLSSLLRGNG, from the coding sequence ATGAATAACCCCGTCATCCTCGAAGCCCACGAGCCGCTCGCCGCGCGCATCGCGCGATCCGTTATTGCCGTGTCGGCGGAAAATCTGCCGGCCGAAGTGACGGACAAGGTGAAGTTGTGCCTGGTCGATCTGATCGGCTGCGCTTTCGAGTCGCGCGATCTGCCCTGGAGCCGGCAGGCGGCGCAACTCGCCGAGCACGTGGACGGCAAAGCCGGCGGCGCGACCATCATCGGTTCGTCCGGCTCCGTGACCTGCGGTGATGCTGCGTTCGCGAACGCCGTGATGGGACACGGCCTGGTACGCGAAGACATGCACGCCGGCAGCATCAGCCATCTGGGTATCGTCGTGCTGCCTGCCTTGCTGGCGCTGGCGCAGGTTCGCCGCGTCAGCGGGCGCGATTTCATCGCCGCCGCGGTAGCCGGCTATGAAGTGGGCGGGCAGGTCGGACGTGCCGTGATGGATGCGGACGTGGCGAAGATCCACCGCCCGACCGGCATCACCGGTCCGGTCGCGGCCGCGGCGGCGGGTTCGCGCCTGCTCGGACTGAGCATCGAGCAGGCGACCAGCGCGATCGCGCTCGGCGCCAATACCACCGTCGGATTCAATCAATGGGCGCACACCGGCGGCAGCGAGATGTTCTTTCATGCCGGCTTTGCTGCGCGCAATGCGGTGACCGCGGTTCGTCTCGCCGAAAACGGCGCCTTCGCGTCGCCGTCCGCGCTGGATGGCGAGGCAGGGCTGTTCGCCGCATTGAAGAAGCGTTCGGCGGCATCGAAGGTGGAGTTGTTCCAGGGCGCGCCGGAAATCCTGTCCGTCTATCACAAGCCGGTACCCGCCTGCAATTTCGCGCAGACCGCAAGCCAGGCGGCACTCAGGATTGCGCGTGCCGGCAAATCGGCGATCGATCGCATCGCGTCGATCACCGTGCGGGTGCCGCGCGCCGGCGCGCTGTATCCGGGCTGCGATTACACGGGGCCGTTCGCGCACATCCTGCAGGCCAAGATGAGCATCCAGTACAACGTCGCGGCCGCGCTGATCGAAGGCGGGGTATCGGAGAAGAACTTCAACCTACTGAACGACGCGCGGCTGCACAAGCTGATCGGCCTGATGACGCTCGAAGTCGACGACGAGATGACACGGGCCTATCCGGGCAAGCAGGGCGGCGAAGTGGAAGTTCGCGAGACCGGTGGCGCGACGCAGCGGCTGCGGCTGGAAGACGTCGTCAATGCCACGCCATCCGAAGTGCGGGAGCGCTTCCGCCTGGCCGTCGAAGGCGCGGTTGGCAAGACGCGCGCGCAGGAAATAGAAGATTGCATCGAGGCACTGGACCGCAGCGAAGACGCCGGGCGGTTGAGTTCGCTGTTGCGCGGGAACGGTTGA